From a single Methanofollis sp. W23 genomic region:
- a CDS encoding complex I subunit 1 family protein gives MISIITALAFVILAPLVGGLIAGIDRKITARMQGRVGPPILQPFYDVAKLFEKEDVTVTPSQNLYILAYLVFMVVSGAYFFAGGDFLLVIFAFTLAHVFIVLGAYAAYSPYSHIGAERELITLMAYEPMVIFTAVGLYMVTGSFYISDIATSTVPAILYLPGVFLGFLTILTIKLRKSPFDISTSHHAHQELVKGLTTEFAGPVLGKIEIAHWYETVVLLGMIYLFFGFNPVLAIVVIALAYFLEIFIDNTFSRMKWQWTMKSGWGVAATLGFLNLVIVYYLYMGV, from the coding sequence GTGATCTCGATCATTACGGCCCTTGCCTTCGTGATTCTCGCCCCACTCGTCGGCGGATTGATCGCCGGGATCGACCGGAAGATCACTGCCAGGATGCAGGGCAGAGTCGGTCCGCCGATCCTCCAGCCCTTCTATGATGTGGCCAAACTCTTCGAGAAGGAAGACGTCACCGTCACGCCCTCGCAGAACCTCTACATCCTGGCCTACCTTGTCTTCATGGTAGTGAGCGGTGCGTACTTCTTTGCCGGAGGCGACTTCCTGCTCGTCATCTTCGCATTCACCCTGGCTCACGTATTCATCGTGCTGGGTGCGTACGCCGCCTACTCGCCGTACAGCCACATCGGCGCAGAGCGTGAACTGATCACCCTGATGGCCTATGAGCCGATGGTGATCTTCACGGCGGTCGGACTTTACATGGTCACCGGGAGTTTCTACATCAGCGATATCGCCACCTCGACGGTACCGGCGATCCTGTACCTGCCTGGTGTCTTCCTCGGCTTCCTGACCATCCTGACCATCAAGTTGCGCAAGTCGCCCTTCGACATCTCGACCTCGCACCATGCCCACCAGGAACTGGTGAAAGGACTGACCACCGAGTTTGCCGGTCCGGTCCTTGGCAAGATCGAGATCGCCCACTGGTATGAGACCGTCGTCCTCCTCGGGATGATCTACCTCTTCTTCGGGTTCAACCCGGTGCTGGCCATCGTGGTCATCGCCCTCGCCTACTTCCTAGAGATCTTCATCGACAACACCTTCTCCAGGATGAAGTGGCAGTGGACCATGAAGAGCGGGTGGGGCGTTGCCGCAACCCTGGGGTTCCTAAACCTCGTCATTGTATATTATCTCTATATGGGGGTCTGA
- a CDS encoding histidine kinase N-terminal 7TM domain-containing protein, giving the protein MYTYISGTFAMVASLAIASVLAVATWKRREAPGARTFFLFALGVLIWLLGEGSVLLPLGPGWQGFWAEVTIIGIAVMTPAWMAFVMQYTGKEQRVTLTTTFLASVVPTAAAVLSLAGAVPVADLMSGTSYFVLAGAVYLVVIICIIFLVAMLLAAPAMYRRQIGFVLMGALIPWAAVLSPSLMNPSPSPCAGCCILCIMTAALTASAGALQAGLFGTVPLSKERYFNGLTDGIFVLDPQFRLVEMNRKGEEIVRHQSEELIGLPVAEFINHFPELQKGYRGTSEVAYVQSLTKKDGKREHYELRISPIIDWRSRTTGHFLLVRDISRLKETEDALRRAQKKASILNQISQHDIKNQLEVIIGYGGLLEELTPDGSEQKTYVRRIIEASEMIGEHLGAARDYRDLGLRAPEWQSVAGAAERTARILDHHGVTLEVEAGGLEIYADPLFGKVFYNLYENAIRHGGDVTAMRVSVSEARGENLIVVEDNGMGVAAAAKEKIFERKYGSHTGLGLFLTSEILSATGISIRECGVPGRGARFEIRVPSPRCRWPGPGGDGPG; this is encoded by the coding sequence ATGTACACCTACATCTCAGGCACCTTCGCCATGGTCGCCTCTCTTGCCATAGCCTCGGTCCTTGCCGTCGCAACCTGGAAACGACGTGAAGCACCCGGTGCACGGACCTTTTTTCTCTTTGCTCTTGGTGTCCTCATCTGGTTGCTCGGCGAGGGGTCGGTCCTCCTCCCGCTCGGTCCAGGATGGCAGGGCTTCTGGGCTGAAGTGACAATTATCGGGATCGCCGTCATGACCCCGGCATGGATGGCCTTTGTCATGCAATATACCGGCAAAGAACAACGAGTAACACTGACGACGACGTTCCTTGCCTCGGTCGTCCCTACCGCCGCCGCTGTGCTCTCCCTCGCCGGGGCGGTGCCGGTCGCCGACCTGATGAGCGGCACGTCGTACTTTGTCCTTGCCGGGGCGGTCTATCTCGTCGTCATCATCTGCATCATATTTCTGGTGGCAATGCTCCTCGCCGCACCTGCGATGTACAGACGCCAGATCGGGTTTGTCCTGATGGGTGCGCTCATCCCCTGGGCGGCGGTCCTCTCCCCTTCGCTCATGAATCCCTCGCCCTCGCCGTGTGCGGGGTGCTGCATTCTCTGTATCATGACCGCCGCCCTTACCGCCTCGGCCGGTGCGTTGCAGGCAGGACTCTTCGGCACAGTCCCCCTCTCCAAGGAACGATACTTCAATGGTCTCACCGACGGGATCTTTGTCCTCGACCCCCAGTTCAGGCTCGTCGAGATGAACAGGAAGGGCGAGGAGATAGTGCGGCACCAGTCTGAAGAACTGATCGGACTGCCGGTCGCAGAATTTATCAACCATTTTCCTGAACTCCAGAAAGGATACAGAGGAACATCTGAGGTCGCCTATGTCCAGAGCCTCACCAAGAAGGATGGGAAGAGAGAGCACTATGAACTCCGGATCTCCCCTATCATCGACTGGCGTTCCAGGACCACCGGCCACTTTCTCCTGGTCAGGGATATCAGCAGGCTCAAAGAGACCGAAGACGCTCTCCGCAGAGCCCAGAAGAAAGCCTCGATCCTCAACCAGATCTCCCAGCACGACATCAAGAACCAGCTCGAGGTGATCATCGGCTATGGAGGGCTACTCGAAGAACTCACGCCTGACGGCTCTGAGCAGAAGACGTATGTCAGGCGGATCATCGAGGCCTCGGAGATGATCGGGGAGCACCTCGGCGCCGCCAGGGACTACCGCGATCTCGGGCTCAGGGCGCCTGAGTGGCAGTCGGTGGCGGGGGCGGCAGAGCGTACGGCCAGGATCCTCGATCATCATGGCGTCACTCTTGAAGTCGAGGCAGGAGGGCTTGAGATCTATGCCGACCCCCTCTTCGGGAAGGTCTTCTACAACCTCTATGAGAACGCCATCAGGCACGGCGGCGATGTCACGGCAATGAGGGTGAGCGTTTCAGAGGCCAGGGGAGAGAACCTGATCGTCGTTGAGGACAATGGTATGGGGGTGGCCGCGGCGGCAAAAGAGAAGATCTTTGAGAGAAAATACGGTTCACACACCGGCCTTGGGCTCTTTTTGACCAGTGAAATCCTCTCTGCCACCGGGATCTCCATCAGAGAGTGCGGAGTGCCTGGCAGGGGGGCGAGGTTTGAGATCCGCGTCCCGTCCCCCCGGTGCCGGTGGCCCGGGCCCGGGGGAGACGGCCCGGGATAG
- the nuoB gene encoding NADH-quinone oxidoreductase subunit NuoB yields MAYLKKSPWLLHYDASSCNGCDIEVLACLTPLYDVERFGIINTGNPKHADVFVITGGINELNRKVVKNIYEQIPDPKVVVAVGICACSGGVFRECYNMAGGVDQVIPVDVYVPGCAARPESIIDGIVKALGILEEKREEMKEKEKQHGN; encoded by the coding sequence ATGGCATATCTGAAAAAGTCACCCTGGCTGCTCCATTACGACGCGTCCAGCTGTAATGGCTGCGACATCGAGGTGCTGGCCTGCCTCACCCCGCTATACGATGTGGAGCGCTTCGGGATCATCAATACCGGAAACCCAAAACACGCCGATGTCTTTGTGATCACCGGCGGGATCAACGAACTCAACCGCAAAGTCGTCAAGAACATCTACGAACAGATCCCCGATCCCAAGGTCGTAGTGGCCGTCGGGATCTGCGCCTGTTCTGGCGGCGTCTTCAGGGAGTGCTACAACATGGCCGGCGGCGTCGACCAGGTCATCCCGGTCGACGTCTATGTCCCTGGGTGTGCCGCAAGGCCTGAGTCGATCATCGACGGCATCGTCAAGGCCCTGGGGATCCTTGAAGAGAAGCGGGAAGAGATGAAAGAAAAGGAGAAACAGCATGGCAATTGA
- a CDS encoding thiamine pyrophosphate-dependent enzyme, with the protein MDKKSTSAGGPTVAEAMVAALADWGVGLYFGVPGTSSLGIIDAVRKHPGARFIQVRHEENAAMAASAYHKLTGKVAACVTIAGPGATNLATGLYDAKEDRAAVLAINGQVEGQYLGPGGFQEIDQDAFFRPVTVFNNTVHEKTRALKLVDMAVRRALVDRGVAQISVPNNIQKEVLDPACCPREGPPPSVRIAPDDEQVKEAARAVNAARRPVIIAGWGARGAVETLLAIAEQVQAPVLTTYRAKGLVPEDHPWHLGVLGSVGTPAARRWANEADLLLTCGVGFSSQTRVPAETPLVQVDLDPVKLGKNKETVSLWGDCAVVLPRLLKDLEAREEKGAKDEIAGQKAAWLAQIRGEADPAAVPLRPPYIMQVLSEVLPDDTVIAVDVGENGWWFGRNFRMRPGQTFVMSGYLATMGFALPAALAARLAYPERPAVCITGDGGFTMAMAEFLTAVKYDLPVVVVVLDNHELGMILVEQQMEHFPRFGTELHNPDFVDYARACGGEGFRVVRPDELAPAVTRALAAGVPAIIDVETDPKRF; encoded by the coding sequence ATGGATAAGAAGAGTACGTCCGCCGGTGGACCGACGGTCGCCGAGGCGATGGTCGCGGCACTGGCAGACTGGGGGGTTGGTCTCTATTTTGGGGTGCCGGGAACGTCGTCGCTCGGGATCATCGACGCCGTCAGGAAACACCCTGGGGCCAGGTTCATCCAGGTGCGGCATGAAGAGAATGCAGCGATGGCGGCGTCGGCCTACCATAAACTGACCGGGAAGGTGGCGGCCTGCGTGACGATCGCGGGGCCCGGGGCGACGAACCTGGCGACCGGGCTTTATGACGCAAAAGAGGACCGCGCCGCAGTCCTGGCAATCAACGGCCAGGTGGAAGGCCAGTATCTCGGGCCCGGGGGGTTCCAGGAGATCGACCAGGACGCTTTCTTCAGGCCGGTCACGGTCTTCAACAATACAGTCCATGAGAAGACCCGTGCCCTCAAACTTGTCGACATGGCGGTGCGCCGCGCTCTCGTGGACCGGGGCGTCGCCCAGATCTCGGTCCCGAACAATATCCAGAAGGAGGTCCTGGACCCGGCCTGCTGCCCGCGTGAAGGACCGCCCCCCTCGGTCAGGATCGCACCAGACGACGAGCAGGTGAAGGAGGCGGCACGGGCCGTCAATGCCGCAAGGCGCCCGGTGATCATCGCCGGGTGGGGGGCCCGCGGGGCGGTGGAGACTCTCCTTGCGATCGCCGAGCAGGTCCAGGCCCCGGTCCTCACCACCTACCGGGCGAAGGGACTGGTCCCTGAAGACCATCCCTGGCACCTCGGGGTGCTCGGGAGCGTGGGCACCCCGGCGGCGCGACGGTGGGCGAACGAGGCCGACCTCCTCCTCACCTGCGGGGTCGGGTTCTCAAGCCAGACGCGAGTACCGGCAGAGACCCCGCTTGTCCAGGTCGATCTCGACCCGGTCAAACTCGGGAAGAACAAGGAGACGGTCTCTCTCTGGGGGGACTGCGCCGTCGTGCTCCCGCGTCTCCTGAAAGATCTCGAAGCGCGAGAGGAGAAAGGGGCAAAAGATGAGATCGCCGGTCAGAAGGCGGCATGGCTGGCACAGATCAGGGGCGAGGCCGACCCCGCCGCTGTGCCCCTCCGCCCGCCTTATATCATGCAGGTCCTCTCCGAAGTCCTCCCTGACGACACCGTCATCGCCGTCGATGTAGGCGAGAATGGGTGGTGGTTTGGCCGGAACTTCAGGATGCGCCCAGGGCAGACGTTCGTGATGTCAGGCTACCTGGCAACGATGGGATTCGCCCTGCCGGCGGCGCTTGCTGCACGTCTGGCCTACCCTGAGCGTCCGGCTGTCTGCATCACCGGCGACGGCGGGTTTACGATGGCGATGGCCGAGTTCCTCACTGCGGTCAAGTACGACCTCCCGGTCGTGGTCGTCGTGCTCGACAACCATGAACTCGGGATGATCCTGGTGGAGCAGCAGATGGAACATTTCCCCCGCTTCGGGACCGAACTGCACAACCCCGACTTCGTGGACTATGCACGGGCCTGTGGGGGAGAGGGGTTCAGGGTGGTGCGGCCAGACGAACTCGCCCCTGCTGTTACGAGGGCGCTTGCCGCGGGCGTCCCTGCGATCATCGACGTGGAGACCGACCCGAAGCGGTTCTGA
- a CDS encoding 4Fe-4S binding protein, with the protein MVYFEMAKTVVKSLINGPSTIRYPAEPAKEYPISRGHVTIDPARCISCGMCMRKCPADAICVRRDEKLWEIDLFKCHVCNCCVEVCPVHCLTMDTDYRPAFSKHDGVKVVKITYVKPEKKKPVKKPAEEKSEE; encoded by the coding sequence ATGGTATATTTCGAGATGGCAAAGACGGTGGTCAAGTCGCTCATCAATGGGCCGTCTACCATCCGCTATCCGGCCGAACCTGCCAAGGAGTACCCGATCTCGCGCGGGCATGTGACCATCGACCCGGCACGCTGCATCTCATGCGGGATGTGCATGCGCAAGTGTCCGGCAGATGCGATCTGTGTCAGGCGCGACGAGAAACTCTGGGAGATCGATCTCTTCAAGTGTCATGTCTGCAACTGCTGCGTGGAGGTCTGCCCGGTGCACTGTCTCACGATGGACACCGACTACCGCCCTGCTTTCTCCAAACATGACGGCGTGAAGGTGGTCAAGATCACCTATGTCAAGCCAGAGAAGAAGAAGCCGGTGAAGAAACCGGCTGAAGAAAAATCCGAAGAGTAA
- a CDS encoding nickel-dependent hydrogenase large subunit, whose product MSKKIVVPFGPQHPVLPEPLHLDLVVEDEKVKEAIPGVGYIHRGLETLVQKREYPEYVYIAERICGICSFIHGMTYCQGVETMMNVEVPERAEFLRVIWSEYSRMHSHLLWLGLFADSMGFENLFMDAWRLREHVLDDMEATTGGRVIQGSAKVGGVRRDISSEKLDEMVTGLEGIRGELKDMMDVFLLDSSVKSRLRNIGMLSPEDAYELGAVGPTLRGSSVASDVRMNGYAAYDRLHFEPVVEDGCDCYARCAVRAKELFSSIDLIKEAAQKIPDGPIEVKVTGKPEGEYFSRAEQPRGEVIHYVKGNGTKKLARHRVRTPTMANIPPLVKMLEGCEFADVPVITLTIDPCIGCLER is encoded by the coding sequence ATGTCAAAGAAAATAGTCGTGCCTTTCGGGCCGCAGCACCCGGTGCTCCCTGAACCCCTCCACCTCGACCTGGTCGTCGAGGACGAGAAGGTGAAGGAGGCGATCCCAGGCGTCGGGTATATCCACCGCGGCCTGGAGACCCTGGTGCAGAAGCGCGAATATCCGGAATACGTCTATATCGCCGAGCGGATCTGCGGGATCTGCAGTTTCATCCATGGGATGACCTACTGCCAGGGTGTCGAGACGATGATGAACGTCGAGGTGCCCGAGCGTGCCGAGTTCCTCAGGGTGATCTGGTCGGAGTACTCGAGGATGCACTCGCACCTCCTCTGGCTCGGGCTCTTTGCCGACAGCATGGGTTTCGAGAACCTCTTCATGGACGCCTGGCGCCTGCGCGAGCATGTCCTCGACGACATGGAAGCGACGACCGGCGGCCGGGTGATCCAGGGAAGCGCGAAGGTCGGGGGTGTGCGCCGCGATATCAGCAGCGAGAAGCTCGACGAGATGGTCACCGGCCTCGAGGGGATCAGGGGCGAACTCAAGGACATGATGGACGTCTTCCTCCTCGACAGTTCGGTGAAGTCAAGGCTCAGGAATATCGGGATGCTCTCGCCTGAGGACGCCTACGAACTCGGGGCGGTGGGCCCGACGCTGCGTGGGAGCAGTGTCGCCTCTGATGTCAGGATGAATGGCTACGCCGCGTACGACCGTCTCCACTTCGAACCGGTCGTCGAGGACGGGTGCGACTGTTATGCACGGTGTGCGGTGCGGGCAAAAGAGCTCTTCTCCTCCATCGACCTGATCAAGGAGGCGGCCCAGAAGATCCCTGACGGCCCGATCGAGGTGAAGGTGACCGGCAAGCCTGAGGGCGAGTACTTCTCGCGGGCAGAACAGCCCCGCGGCGAAGTGATCCATTATGTCAAGGGCAACGGCACCAAGAAACTGGCCCGTCACCGGGTGCGGACGCCGACGATGGCGAACATCCCCCCCCTGGTCAAGATGCTGGAGGGCTGCGAGTTTGCCGATGTGCCGGTGATCACGCTGACCATCGACCCGTGCATCGGGTGTCTGGAGAGGTGA
- a CDS encoding NADH-quinone oxidoreductase subunit C, with protein sequence MAIEEQVLRDIALTDLHKEVQVYHNRGFRLVQVSCSMVEDSFELSYSFDKDLHFESLRVMVPAGTVVKSISGIYWAAFIYENEIHDFFGLEFEGMSLDYNGTLFKTAKKFPFANVTFRGEEPCQRK encoded by the coding sequence ATGGCAATTGAAGAACAGGTGCTCAGAGATATTGCCCTCACAGACCTGCACAAGGAGGTGCAGGTCTACCATAACCGCGGCTTCCGCCTGGTCCAGGTGAGTTGTTCGATGGTCGAGGACTCGTTCGAGCTCAGTTACAGTTTCGACAAGGACCTCCACTTCGAGAGCCTGCGGGTCATGGTCCCGGCAGGGACCGTGGTGAAGAGCATCTCAGGGATCTACTGGGCGGCCTTCATCTACGAGAACGAGATCCACGACTTCTTCGGCCTTGAGTTCGAGGGGATGTCCCTTGACTACAATGGCACACTCTTCAAGACGGCGAAGAAGTTTCCCTTTGCAAATGTCACCTTCAGGGGGGAGGAACCATGTCAAAGAAAATAG
- a CDS encoding pyridoxal phosphate-dependent aminotransferase translates to MQQMYAIRTDPRIDAVAVPENLRVGLMVAEQRKRCSAMGCQARFFNFAFGQSPFPVPPELVTSLKREATLGYYTDAAGTEELREAVAGFYARHFGIEAGPERVVVGNGSKELIYIIVSMMEATWVIPSPAWIGYAPIITLLGKEYRTLPSRPDRGYRLDPADLEAVLAAHPAERHILIFNNPNNPTGAVYTRQELEAIASVCREYGCLVIADEIYALTTYDFERFTSMGTVYPEGTFVTGGLSKDRSAAGYRLGTCILPQDCPEELVADFTKVAATMYTSVATPVQYAAITAYAEDPAVEEYMQTARAVHGIMSHYMSKAVSTIDGVRATVPEGGFYFLADFNLLADDLRQCGVTRSHDLSTALLAHPHHVATIGGDAIMLPQDQYGVRVACVDYDGRRALDLYREDRPTTSLEKTAFVHEVAPLMVEGVGAMRRFVEEVRKESG, encoded by the coding sequence ATGCAGCAGATGTATGCGATCAGGACAGATCCACGGATCGATGCGGTCGCGGTCCCTGAGAACCTGCGGGTCGGACTGATGGTCGCGGAGCAGAGAAAACGGTGCAGCGCAATGGGGTGCCAGGCCAGGTTCTTCAACTTCGCCTTTGGACAGTCGCCCTTTCCGGTGCCGCCCGAACTGGTGACCTCATTGAAACGCGAGGCCACGCTCGGGTATTATACCGATGCCGCCGGGACCGAGGAATTGCGCGAGGCGGTGGCCGGGTTTTATGCACGACATTTTGGTATCGAAGCCGGACCAGAACGGGTCGTCGTAGGCAACGGATCCAAAGAACTCATCTATATCATCGTCTCGATGATGGAGGCGACCTGGGTGATCCCGTCGCCGGCCTGGATCGGGTATGCTCCGATCATCACGTTGCTTGGCAAGGAGTACAGGACGCTCCCTTCAAGACCGGACCGGGGATATCGTCTCGACCCGGCCGACCTGGAGGCGGTGCTTGCGGCGCATCCGGCCGAACGCCACATTCTGATCTTCAACAACCCCAACAACCCGACCGGGGCGGTGTACACCAGGCAGGAACTGGAGGCGATTGCATCGGTCTGCCGCGAGTACGGTTGCCTGGTGATCGCCGACGAGATCTACGCGCTCACGACATACGACTTCGAGCGCTTCACCTCGATGGGGACAGTGTACCCCGAAGGGACTTTTGTCACCGGCGGGCTTTCGAAGGACCGTTCGGCGGCAGGCTACCGCCTGGGTACCTGTATCCTGCCCCAGGACTGTCCCGAAGAACTGGTCGCTGATTTCACAAAGGTGGCGGCGACGATGTACACCTCGGTCGCCACCCCGGTCCAGTACGCCGCCATCACGGCGTACGCCGAGGACCCGGCAGTCGAGGAGTACATGCAGACGGCAAGGGCGGTCCACGGGATCATGTCCCACTATATGAGTAAGGCGGTCTCGACCATCGATGGGGTGCGGGCGACGGTGCCTGAAGGCGGGTTCTATTTTCTTGCCGATTTCAACCTCCTTGCCGACGACCTCAGGCAGTGCGGGGTCACGCGTTCCCATGACCTCAGCACCGCCCTCCTGGCCCACCCGCACCATGTGGCGACGATCGGCGGAGACGCGATCATGCTCCCGCAGGACCAGTATGGTGTCAGGGTAGCCTGCGTCGACTATGACGGTCGCCGGGCCCTCGACCTGTATCGGGAGGACCGCCCGACCACCAGTCTTGAGAAGACAGCCTTCGTCCACGAGGTAGCGCCGCTGATGGTGGAAGGCGTCGGGGCGATGCGGCGGTTTGTGGAGGAGGTGCGCAAGGAGTCAGGATAG